The following proteins are co-located in the Vigna angularis cultivar LongXiaoDou No.4 chromosome 2, ASM1680809v1, whole genome shotgun sequence genome:
- the LOC108329406 gene encoding hydroxymethylglutaryl-CoA lyase, mitochondrial produces the protein MAMHKILQRGRPFFNSPLKLASSPSSASHTFPSSFDESLHVREITNTREVRNEFGKYHIKDSSQCLNWTSRPYYCSHGYVVNRHFASDHNDTKGFSSKLLKTIPYHVKIVEVGARDGLQNEKAIIPTNIKVELIQLLVSSGLSVVEATSFVSPKWVPQLADAKDVLAAIQNVEGARFPVLTPNIKGFEAAVAAGAKEVAVFPAASESFSKANLNCGIEDNLARCRDIASAAGSLSIPVRGYISCVVGCPLEGSIAPEKVAYVAKSLYEMGCAEISLGDTIGVGTPGTVIPMLEAVLDVVPTDMLAVHFHDTYGQALSNILISLQMGISTVDSSVAGLGGCPYAKGATGNVATEDVVYMLNGLGVKTNVDLGRLMLAGDFICKHLGRASGSKAATALSKVTSHASKL, from the exons ATGGCTATGCATAAGATCCTGCAAAGGGGTCGTCCATTCTTCAATTCTCCTCTTAAACTTGCCTCTTCACCTTCTTCAGCTTCTCACACATTCCCCTCTTCTTTTGATGAATCTCTTCATGTTCG GGAAATCACAAACACAAGAGAAGTTAGGAATGAATTTGGCAAATACCATATAAAAGATTCATCTCAATGCCTCAACTGGACTTCAAGGCCATATTACTGTAGTCATGGCTATGTGGTAAATCGTCATTTTGCATCTGATCACAATGATACAAAGGGGTTCTCAAGTAAG CTTCTTAAAACTATTCCATACCATGTAAAGATAGTGGAGGTTGGTGCAAGGGATGGATTGCAAAACGAGAAGGCTATTATTCCTACTAATATAAAAGTTGAGTTAATACAACTACTGGTTTCTTCTGGGTTGTCTGTTGTTGAAGCAACAAGTTTTGTCTCACCAAAATGGGTACCCCAG TTGGCAGATGCAAAGGATGTGTTGGCAGCAATTCAAAATGTTGAAGGTGCCAGGTTTCCTGTCTTGACTCCAAACATTAAA GGTTTTGAGGCAGCTGTTGCTGCTGGAGCTAAAGAAGTGGCTGTTTTTCCTGCAGCTTCTGAGTCATTCTCAAAAGCAAATCTAAATTGTGGCATTGAAGATAATCTTGCCCGTTGCCGTGATATTGCTTCAGCTGCTGGAAGTCTCTCGATCCCAGTCCGCGG ATATATATCATGTGTTGTGGGATGTCCCCTGGAAGGAAGTATTGCTCCAGAGAAAGTAGCATATGTGGCAAAATCACTGTATGAGATGGGCTGCGCAGAGATTTCACTGGGTGATACAATTGGTGTTGGCACACCTG GTACTGTAATTCCGATGCTTGAAGCTGTACTTGACGTTGTTCCAACTGACATGCTTGCTGTCCATTTTCACGATACTTACGGTCAGGcactttcaaatattttaatttcacttCAG ATGGGTATCAGCACAGTGGATTCATCTGTTGCTGGTCTTGGAGGTTGTCCATATGCCAAGGGTGCAACTGGGAATGTAGCCACTGAGGATGTCGTTTACATGCTGAATGGACTTGGAGTGAAAACAAATGTGGACCTTGGAAGGCTTATGCTAGCTGGGGATTTCATTTGCAAGCATTTAGGACGTGCATCTGGTTCCAAAGCAGCTACTGCTTTGAGTAAAGTTACTAGTCATGCCTCCAAACTATGA
- the LOC108326789 gene encoding probable auxin efflux carrier component 1b, translating to MITLLDLYHVLTAVVPLYVAMILAYGSVKWWKIFTPDQCSGINRFVALFAVPLLSFHFISTNNPYAMNYKFIAADSLQKAIVLAVLFVWSRTSSRGSLEWSITLFSLSTLPNTLVMGIPLLKGMYGDASGTLMVQIVVLQCIIWYTLMLFLFEYRGAKLLIVEQFPDTAGSIISFKVDSDILSLDGKEPLQTEAEVGDDGKLHVTVRKSTSSRSEIFSRRSHGPNSVSLTPRPSNLTNAEIYSLQSSRNPTPRGSSFNHTDFYSMVNNGRNVSPRQSSFGGVPFDEESGVKVNGGAGAYPAPHNAGIFSPVGKKKGGGGGGEGGGKDLHMFVWSSSASPVSEGGIHVFRGGEYGNDQLPVGGVAHQKDYDDFGHDEFSFGNRTVANGVEKEGPVLSKLGSSSTAELHPKAQGESKATSMPPTSVMTRLILIMVWRKLIRNPNTYSSLFGLTWSLISFKWNVVMPAIVARSISILSDAGLGMAMFSLGLFMALQPKIIACGNSVASFAMAVRFLTGPAVMAVASIVVGLRGVLLHIAIVQAALPQGIVPFVFAKEYNVHPDILSTGVIFGMLIALPITLVYYILLGL from the exons ATGATAACCTTGTTGGACCTCTACCATGTTCTCACCGCGGTCGTGCCGCTCTACGTCGCCATGATACTCGCCTACGGTTCCGTCAAGTGGTGGAAGATCTTCACCCCGGACCAATGCTCCGGCATCAACCGCTTTGTCGCTCTCTTCGCGGTTCCCCTACTCTCCTTCCACTTCATCTCCACCAACAATCCCTACGCCATGAACTACAAGTTCATAGCTGCGGATTCTCTCCAGAAAGCCATAGTCCTTGCCGTCCTCTTCGTCTGGTCTAGAACCAGCTCGAGGGGCTCTCTTGAATGGTCCATCACGCTCTTCTCCCTCTCCACGCTCCCTAACACGCTCGTCATGGGTATCCCATTGCTCAAGGGCATGTACGGGGACGCCTCGGGGACCCTCATGGTCCAGATTGTGGTGCTTCAGTGTATCATCTGGTACACTCTCATGCTCTTTTTGTTTGAGTATAGGGGTGCCAAGCTTCTCATAGTGGAGCAGTTTCCCGACACTGCCGGGTCCATTATCTCGTTCAAGGTTGACTCTGATATCTTATCGTTGGACGGGAAGGAACCGCTTCAGACTGAAGCCGAGGTTGGTGACGATGGCAAGCTTCATGTTACTGTCAGGAAGTCTACCAGTTCGCGCTCTGAGATATTCTCGCGGCGCTCGCATGGTCCTAACTCGGTTTCGTTGACTCCGAGGCCTTCCAATTTAACCAATGCGGAGATTTATTCGCTTCAGTCTTCGAGGAATCCGACGCCAAGAGGGTCCAGTTTCAACCACACGGATTTCTACTCGATGGTGAATAATGGGAGGAACGTGAGTCCGAGGCAGAGTAGTTTTGGGGGGGTGCCGTTTGATGAGGAGAGTGGTGTGAAGGTTAATGGGGGTGCCGGAGCATACCCTGCACCTCACAATGCGGGGATTTTTTCTCCGGTGGGGAAGAAGaagggtggtggtggtggtggagaagGTGGAGGGAAGGATCTTCACATGTTTGTGTGGAGTTCGAGTGCTTCTCCGGTGTCGGAGGGTGGGATCCATGTCTTCAGAGGTGGGGAGTATGGAAATGACCAACTTCCTGTTGGTGGGGTGGCTCACCAGAAAG ATTATGATGATTTCGGTCACGACGAATTTAGCTTTGGGAACAGAACCGTCGCTAATGGAGTGGAAAAGGAAGGGCCAGTACTTTCGAAGCTTGGCTCAAGTTCGACGGCCGAGCTTCATCCGAAAGCACAGGGTGAATCCAAAGCTACGTCCATGCCACCCACAAGTGTTATGACAAGACTCATTCTGATTATGGTGTGGAGAAAGCTGATCAGAAACCCCAACACATATTCCAGCCTCTTTGGTCTCACTTGGTCTTTGATCTCATTCAA GTGGAATGTTGTTATGCCCGCTATCGTTGCTCGATCCATATCAATTTTATCTGATGCTGGCCTTGGGATGGCAATGTTTAGTCTTG GGTTATTCATGGCATTGCAACCAAAAATTATTGCATGTGGAAACTCGGTTGCTTCCTTTGCTATGGCAGTTCGTTTCCTCACTGGACCTGCTGTCATGGCTGTCGCTTCAATAGTGGTGGGGCTCAGGGGAGTTCTGTTGCACATAGCTATTGTACAG GCTGCTCTGCCTCAAGGGATTGTCCCTTTTGTGTTTGCTAAGGAATACAACGTTCATCCAGACATCCTTAGCACCGG GGTTATATTTGGGATGCTAATCGCTCTTCCTATCACGCTAGTTTACTACATTTTGCTTGGGCTTTGA